Part of the Fusarium musae strain F31 chromosome 3, whole genome shotgun sequence genome, ATCTTTCGTCCGGTACGGACAGCCCTTAGGCGTATGGGTCATGAAGACCATCAAGTGTCTGAGGATCCTGCAAAAAGAAGGGTCTCTACAGAGTTATGATCAAGTCAGGATGGTGACGCTGTATCTCTCACACGGGTGAGCTCTCACTCTTATGATAGACTCCAAAGACTCTATacacttattattaaagacgGCTTGTAGACAAAAGCATTACCACATTCGACTCTGTGTAGCTAATGTTAAAGAACTACCTTTTGTAGACCATTGTAACTGGAGAGTTTGTTATACCCTACCTAGTACCCTCCTGACACTCCCAATTGTTCACAGCATTGCCGTCTTGATCTACAAACTGGAGAATCCCAGAATCTGATGACTGGTTTCTAATTGCAATAATGTAACAGCCGCTTCGGTTCCGCAATCACACCACTCTTTCTATAGCTGGGGATTCATCCCCATACACAGCACAGACGGGCCCATGAGGGTATCCCCACAGACATTCCCCAGACTGAATCTGAAGACATGTTTACAGGAGATCTAGATCTTAACTCTATTTTCAAAAGTTGCCACTGTGTCTGAACCCCACTTGATGTTGCTAATTAACTGCGTGGTCGGGGCGTTCCCAAGCTGAAGCAATCGTGTGCACTACCATCCGACCTTGAGTGACATCGGGAGACAGAACGCAGATATCGTGTTTATTACAACTTGAAAGACAGGCTTTTTTATTGTACTCCTATTTGATCATCTTTATATATCACAGTTTTCTATGCCAATGAGGATTCAAGCGACCAAGTCACACAAGTCAAAGGGCTTTCGAATACAACTTTATTAGCACAGAGCTAAacacttatattttaatttcaTTTCAGTCAAGCTCGATGATAACTTTCTCTCCCATTacaatacctacctagttcTCGATAGGACGACATGAACTTTCACGTCCCATCCCAATGCCACAGCTAGACTCTAGCACACTTGCCATTACTCACCTTGACTTTGGGTAACCTATTCTGCAATGACGTACAGAGGGAAGTCGGGGAGTGGTCGAAGCGGACGCCGGggtctctccatctccatacAGTTTGAGATCCACGGCGGTTCTTCAATCTCTGCCCGAGCCTCCTCGGCGCCGTGGACAGAATACCGTGGAGCCTCGGGGTTGCCCACTCGCACTTTCATTTCGTCTTCAGTCATTAGTTCGACATCAGCCTTCCATGCGGTGGCCAATGCCACAAGCCTGAGGATCCCAAGGATATAGTAGACTGGGTAACCTACCAGAACAGCCAAGATAGGTGTCCCTTTGCTAAAGCCGTAGCCGCCACCTGCAACCAAACGTCTGATTATCCGGATCCCCACAACAGTCAGGAAGGACATTGATAAATATGCAAATATGTCCCAAGCCACCCACTCGTCGTCCCCAAGATGCATCGTGAAGTGTAcgagaagaatgaagagaatCTCGTACATCAGAGGAAACGATACAAAACTGGCAAGATGCGTCAGGAAAAAGGCAATGGGGTATTGAATACGCTCGTTTCGACGGATCATGACACGGCTCAGGCGCCAAAGATTTCGAGTCATCTGCAGATACTCACGAATGAATTCGGCGATAGATCCTCGGTCCACACGAACGGTAGCTTCCGGCATGTCTTGAAAAACAACGAGATAAGGCTCTTCGTGCGGTGCCTCTTCCTGAAGGAAGTACcgattgaagaagagatactCATCTGCTTTATGGACACCATGCCGGCGGTTCAAACACAGATCGACCTCGAACTGCTGCTTGAATCTCGGCTGAGCAACCAACTTGGTGCGGAACAAGATCGGCGAGCCTTGGAAAACCACAGAGCCATCGAGGGCGTTGAGAGCCCTATTCCTCTCCGCCAAGAGGCTGTAGTAGCAGGAGATCAGACACGTCGAGAATGAGCCCCAGATTCCATCTCGCTTACGCGCCACCATTGGAACAGTGACGCAGCCAACACGATGACTTGCAAAGGGGAGCATTGCGGACTTGAGGAACCCCTCAGGCCAGTGAACTCCCTGATCAGTCAGAGCCGTAAACGGAGTGTCGACTGAGGCCAAAGCATGTGCGATCTCGCGACGTCTATTCGGCTCGTTGACAGCACCAACACTAATCTTTGTATCAGAGAACGCAAACCTCAAGCCTTTCAACTTACCGTCTACCCGGTGCTGAGCCTTTCGGTTGGGAGTGGTAATGTAGAGATACTCGGGCTTGTTAATGAGGATACTACGAATATAGTCCTTCAGATTCGGGTCTTTAGAATCGCGAATCGTTAGTATGACCGAAATCTGCTTCGACCCGTTGAAGCGCCCGTAGAAGTGAAAATACTTCAAACGACCGTACTGGAGTACGGCGAATCCGGCTATGCGGATGGCGATGATAATACTGAGAAGGACAATAGAGACAATCGCCCCTGGGCCAGCGGCTTGAAGATTGAACCCCATTATGAGTGGCGCAAgttgtttcttctctttttcgaACCGAAGGAGTAGGCTAGGTGGTGCTTGATCGGCTGCGCTTGATCAAAGAATCCGTGTTGAATGAGGAGTTAGGCTCGTTTCAAAGCTTGGTGAGGCTTTgcattatatattttagaatCCAATTGTTCATAACAAGGACCGTATTCTGTCTTGGACGATTGTTCTGAGTTGGAACAGGCCCTTGTGCAACCGTTTCCCGTCCTCATTCCCAGCAACAGTCGAAAAGCCGTGTTCATGGGGAACGCTGAGTTGATCATCTTGTGGATTGTTTCTCCGTTTGTATCATGAACAAGCATTTGGGCTGATGCCAAGCTGGGAGGTTTTGTAATTAACCCGTTCATTGACCTTTCTCATAATTTTGACAAGCCCAGTCCATTGAACGGGAAGTAACTCGTTCATAAGTATGTAGTCTATCATCCAGGAGCATTGAATGTTCGCTCACAAATGTAGAGTGGTGTAGGGAGACCTGTGTGATGTTTGCTCGCACCAAGATTCGAAAGGAGGAACATGCTCCCTCTCGGAGTTCAAGGACAATATGGAAAGAAGGGTCCTTATTTGTGATTAACTTGCTCAAAGTGATCATAGAATGAAGCCTGAGCTTTCAAGTAATATCCTAGGTAAGAATGTAATGACAGACCTGTGAAATTATCTGCAGAAAGACAGCGACTTGCCAGGGGATATTCTCTTTGCCCTGTCTAGCTCACCTGACTTGCATATCAGAACATTAGCCAGGACCAGAATAACAAATGAACGCCCTTTCTATGACAATGCGTTATTCCCATTGAACAGTCCAGGAAGGGCAACTCCGTAAACCTCGGCATATTAGACGAACAGTGCTGAAGCTTGGCACCGTGATTTGACACACATTATGACAAACCATGTTGCATTTATAAGCAGAAAGACGAGACTTGCTATTCACCGACATGAAATGCCGGGTCTTGGTGTCAAATAATGTATGTGCATTACCCCACGAAAGGTCACAAGGAGGGCaacaagaaaggaaaaggcgGGCGGAAGTGGGAGCGAGCGAATGCGGGTGATAGCCGATCAGATCGGCTgagattggattggatgcttCACAAGTTCACCCCCGCTTTATCCCCAGGTTGAAATCTTATTCCCCTTGGTCTCATTGTTATGACCGTCTGTTGCCTGTATACGGAAGCTAAAGGGAGACTCGTCTCGGTGCAGTGAGCTGACAGAGCCATTGGATCTTGGCTCTGTTTGCAAGATATATCATCCAATTATAACATCGTCAGCACAACAAGACCCTAGCGAGACATACAGAGATGGCTTGCGCCCCGCGTGGTTCTGCGCCGCCAACCGAAGCCAAGACGCATCAAAACTGGACCCGTTTTATCCCCGGACGCCATTTCCGGTTGTCGGAGATGCCCTAGTCTATGTAGAGGTCCCTCTAAGCCGGGGTCATAGTTAAGAAGCACTTGATCCCTTTTTGtccattttttttttttactaaaatcATGACTCCTCCATCTTTTTCCTTTCGTCTTTCCTCCCAGTTGCCCTGGACGATGGGAGACAACGACGAGAAAAAGACCTCCCGGTCcccggagccggagccggagacGGGTTCGGCTCGGAGGAGTCTCGACACCACCACTACCGAAGAAGGCGATGTCATCGCTCCAGCCCAGGATGTTCAACGGCAGATTTCGAGCCACGAGAAGGATAATGGTGATATGTTTCCCCCGAGGACAGATGtgccgcctcctccacccaATGGAGGCTATGGATGGGTTTGCTGTGCCTGTGTTGCGACTATCAACGCCCATACATGGGGTCTCAACTCGAGTTACGGAGTCTTTCTCGCCCACTTCATTGCCAACAACACATTCCCCGGAGCAACATCTCTTCACTACGCTTTTGTCGGATCATTAAGTATCGCTTGTGCCATGCTTGTCTCACCCCTTGCTACACTCTGCGTTCGCGAATTCGGCACGAAACCTACGCTCTTCGCGGGCATCGTCTTGGAAACCGCTAGCTTGATATGCGCTAGCTTTGCGACCAAGATATATCAACTCTTCCTCACCCAGGGTGTTTGCTTTGGTCTTGGAATGGGCTTGCTCTTTGTTCCCAGCGTTGGTATCGTTCCCCAATGGTTCACAACTCGTCGGTCTCTCGCAAACGGCATCAGTGCAGCTGGTTCGGGTCTCGGTGGTTTGTTATACTCTTTGGCAGCTGGAGCTATCATCAGGAACATCAGCCTCGCATGGGCTTACAGAATACTCGGCATTattgtcttcgtcgtcaatATCATCTGCACTATCCTACTCAAGGATCGCAACAAGATCATTGGCTCTCGTCAAGCACCCTTTGACCTCGGACTTCTCAAACGTGCCGAGTTTATCCTGCTTCTTGGTTATGGGTGGTTCAGTATGTTGGGATATGTggttctcatcttcagtctGGCAAACTATGCCAACTTCATTGGTCTCGATGCCTCTCAAGCAGCCATGGTCAGCGCCATCTTCAATCTGGGTCAGGCTGCCGGCCGCCCTTTCATCGGGTATTTCAGTGATCGCACCGGGCGAATTAACATGGCCTGCGGGACAACCTGGCTAGCTGCAATTCTCGTCTTTGCTATCTGGATCAACGCCAAGTCTTAtgggcttctcctcttcttcaccatcgTGGGAGGTGGCATGGCCGGAACCTACTGGGCAACAGTGGCTCCAGTCACAGCCGAGGTCGTCGGCCTTGCTGATGTTCCTGCTGCGCTCAACTTGACCTGGGTCATCATCAGCTTGCCTTGTACGTTCAGCACACCCATTGCTCTACAGATTGTTGCCGGTACCGGAAAGTACATCGGCGCCCAAATCTTTGTCGGCGTAATGTATATCGCTGGAGGGCtgtgcctcttcttcctgcgCGGCTGGAAGATTGGTGAACTCCGTGAGATTGCTCGTGCTACGAATCATGATCCCGAGGAAATACATCGCGTTAGATCTCAAGCGAGCGGTGCTATTAGTATCAAGAGCAGGAGAGTTGGTCGAAAGAAGATGATAGCTGAATGCTATAAGCCCAGCAAGGTTTAGCGACTTGTGCTTGGGCTGTAAAGTTATGTGCTTTTTTGTCCCTATTTGCAACAGTATATACGGCGCTTAGGATAACGTTGGCGTTGGGTTTATGATCAAATACTGTCAAATGTTAGCATTTGTTACCACGTGAAACGGCTTAAGCTAATAAGTacataataaaaataagaggTACACATTGGCAAATACCAGCCCAGTTGAAATTCTTGATAGACTGACTTTAGCTGGCTAGCCATCACAGGTCCAGGGATCCAACCCTATTTTGACTGTCGATCGGTAACATGCGATAGCAGGGTACGTGGGCTTGGTCAACTTGAGCCTCACAAGTTAACTTCCTATTTCTAATGGAGGATCTGAAGTGACTAAAAGCAGTCTATAGTGAACCCAATCTGCCATGTGCCACTGCTACATGCCCTCAAAGCTCCCGTCTCGAGTCTCGTGTCTTCAACAGCCCTTGTCAGAGTCGCCCGATGTAACTCATTAAAGACACACTGGAGCCCGGATATACCTTATTTACAGATAGCTATTAACCCCGAAACTCTACTTGAGTCATACGTTCTCAATCAGTGTAGCACGAGGCCTTCATTCTATTGGCATTCGAGGTTCCCTTGCTTTCACCTATCATTCTCAACACTATTCAAGTTTCGCCCCCAACCCCATTCACTGACGTCAAGATGGCACTAATAATGAAGAACCCGGCTAAAAGTGAACTTATCACGTTTCTATCACGATTCTGGGCAAATGGGACTTCTCATTGGTACCCTGGCTGGTGTTGGGTTGCATCCTTCGCGGTAACCCCGAGCCTTGAGTGTCAGTCGACCGCAGAGCCGCATCGGAATAAAGCTCGAGCTTCGAGCCCGTTTTGGAGCTCGGAAATGGGTGTGAGTCAACTACCGAAATTTACGATATACTCAAATCACATGTAGGTGAACAAGAACTTTTGTTGTAGTAGACTTGTACTGATTGTATATTTAGGTAGCCCAATATGGCTCCCGAACCAGTCTCCTATTACTGGAAATGTGTAAGTCCTAATCTCGTTCTATCTAAAGTTGCCATGGTTAAGTGTAACGTCTCGTTATTAGTGCCGCTGCCTTCAGACCTGGGATTGGGCAGTACATACCGTTTGCACAAGCTGCGACCATGTCCGGTGCAACACCTGCACCGTTACCACGCATTAGTACGTATAGGAACTATGGATAATTTCTGATACTAACTCAAATAAGCACCGGAAGCAAAGCTACCAAGCCTGACCAAGTTACGAtttgatgttcttggaagTTCGGAGACCAGGATGATTGAGATGATAGGCAGACTGATGAACAACTTGACAACAACAGATCTCACGAGAATGGCATATTTCATTTATGTTTACTTTAGGAGTGATTGTAACTATCTTGATCGCTGTATGTTTGACTTTAGCACTAAATTATACCTTCATATGAGCATGATGTAACTTGAGAGTTCAAGCCATTTCCTGAGTCAAACACAAGGGCTTGTTTACTTAGCTTCCAAacagataagataagaaacaTCATTATAAAGACTTCGTATCTGTATTGGTGGCCCGTTTGAGTGTCTGCATACCGTTGAGTGATACTGTTCCTTTAGCCAGAGTAGGATGAATATTGTGTGAGGAGTAAGTAGGAAAGTGATAGTAATTGAGAATTAATGAGCTACTTGGATTCATCATGCAGAAAACTTATAGCGTGATGCCCCCCCAGATATCCCCTTGCAACACTGAACTTCCACCATCATGCTTGTAGGAAAGTGAACTGGTTTGTAAAAGCGATCACTGCCCGCACAGCCCGTATCCTCAAAAGGTCTCCCTCGGCCGTCGAACCAAAGACTGCACCGTAGTGTTGTGCGTAAGATAGGCAGGCAGAAAAGGCGGACGATGTCCGCGCGGGGCGAAAAAAATATAATGTTCAATAGCGGATGAAACGATTGCCGTGATCGACCAAAATTTTAGCAATGTCAATTTTGAGATTCGACTGGAATTGGAGATTCGCATCATCTAGAGGTTTTCCAGTTACCGCTCTGGCTGACATTGCCTTCAGGAAGCTGATGAATTGGTCTGGCACTTGGAGCCAGTTGACCTCTTCCAAAGTGACCGACAGATCATACCCAGCGTCTCGTAGAGGAGTAGTAGCCCCTTTGAGGAAACCAAAGTTTCTCCAGGGACGGCAGAGATGGAGCTCAATTCCCATGTCGGTCGAAACATCGAGCAAGGCGGCCACCTAGTCTCTAACGTGATTATGAGCGCTTGTGTCGGATCCATGTGCGTGGTATACTGTGATCCATTCGTTGAGAAGTGGTGCTTCGGGAAAAGTACCAATTTCGAATACCAGAATCTTCGCATGGACTCGGGGTACAACGCCTCCATAGTTCTCGAAGTGCGTTTTGAGAAGCTTTGAGAATAGCCTCATAGTGCGGCTTGAATCGAATTGAAATGTTACCATTTCACATGCCTTGGCCATATAGTCCTTGTCGAGAGTTGCTGCGGCTTGGTTCATGCCCTGGAAGAAAACCACAGCTCGGTTTTCAGGAACAACGTAGATGTAACGATGATTCGAGTCTATCTCCATACCAGAGCACTCTTTGTGGATCGCATCACAGTAGTCAACCTCCCTTGACTCCGTATCGTGCATGTGGAGACTGTCCGCATTGCAGTCTTCACCCGGAAAGCGAACGGTCTTGGGTCTCTTGCGAGGTGGCTATACATTGATGAATTAGCACCGACTCATAAAGTGAAGGGTGTTAGGACTTACGCTTCGACTCTGATCAGTCGCGCTGTGGTCGTCCATGGTGACTCAGGTTGGCATCGGTGGCTTCTTGAGTGTGTATGGTGGATAACTCCGATCTTAATCTTCAAGCAGTTAGACAGCGTCCGCAAATACATAAAAGTCTGCAAGTATACACTTCAAATAGCAGCGATAATAACTCACGTTTCTGCTTCCTTGTAAATGAAGTCTCGGTTGAGGCGTGGTGTTGTAGGCCGGTTCAGGTTGCCTGTGGTGtgaagggaaaagaaggaggattCACAGTGAGGACCTTGAGGCATATTTATTCCATGCCGCAGACAATAATCCTAAGAGAGAAATTGACATGATTCGACCTGATATCCTAAATGGCACCATGAATCACACACAAGACCCAAATCGAGGAGCAAGAGGAAGCACAGCGAACTTTAAGCTTGAAcgccaaaataaactaaagtaaCGAATGATTGTACAGATCCAAT contains:
- a CDS encoding hypothetical protein (EggNog:ENOG41), with the translated sequence MDDHSATDQSRSPPRKRPKTVRFPGEDCNADSLHMHDTESREVDYCDAIHKECSGMEIDSNHRYIYVVPENRAVVFFQGMNQAAATLDKDYMAKACEMVTFQFDSSRTMRLFSKLLKTHFENYGGVVPRVHAKILVFEIGTFPEAPLLNEWITVYHAHGSDTSAHNHVAALLDVSTDMGIELHLCRPWRNFGFLKGATTPLRDAGYDLSVTLEEVNWLQVPDQFISFLKAMSARAVTGKPLDDANLQFQSNLKIDIAKILVDHGNRFIRY
- a CDS encoding hypothetical protein (EggNog:ENOG41) translates to MGDNDEKKTSRSPEPEPETGSARRSLDTTTTEEGDVIAPAQDVQRQISSHEKDNGDMFPPRTDVPPPPPNGGYGWVCCACVATINAHTWGLNSSYGVFLAHFIANNTFPGATSLHYAFVGSLSIACAMLVSPLATLCVREFGTKPTLFAGIVLETASLICASFATKIYQLFLTQGVCFGLGMGLLFVPSVGIVPQWFTTRRSLANGISAAGSGLGGLLYSLAAGAIIRNISLAWAYRILGIIVFVVNIICTILLKDRNKIIGSRQAPFDLGLLKRAEFILLLGYGWFSMLGYVVLIFSLANYANFIGLDASQAAMVSAIFNLGQAAGRPFIGYFSDRTGRINMACGTTWLAAILVFAIWINAKSYGLLLFFTIVGGGMAGTYWATVAPVTAEVVGLADVPAALNLTWVIISLPCTFSTPIALQIVAGTGKYIGAQIFVGVMYIAGGLCLFFLRGWKIGELREIARATNHDPEEIHRVRSQASGAISIKSRRVGRKKMIAECYKPSKV